Below is a genomic region from Thermodesulfovibrionales bacterium.
GCTGAACCTGAATTTAAATCTCAGTGTTATGTACAGAAGAAGACCCACAGTAGCCATGGCTATTGCCCAGAGGGCATCATCCCTAAGACGTTTTCCAACCTTGGGTCCTATCTCTGTTGTAGATTCAATGGTGAAATCCCTCTCAGGCATGTATGTCCTTAATGCCTGAATAATTGCTCCTGTGAGTTTCTGTATCTCTTCTTCTTTTCTCTTTATCTTTACAATTAATTTTTTCTGCTCAGGAATATCCTGGAGTTCCACATCCCTCAGTCCTGCCTTATGAAGGGCTTCCCTTATCTCTGAAAGGAAGAATTTCTCTTTAAATTTTATCTCCACAGCTACTCCACCAGCAAAGTCTATTCCAAGATTTGCCTTGCCTCTTGATATCTCAACCAGTCCTATGATACCGAGTATAATAAGTGCTCCTGAAAGGATAAAGGCAAGATACCTCTTGCCCATGAAATCTATATTCACATTCTTTATGAGTTCAATCATATACTGAGCCTCCTCAGTTCTGTCTTTCTTGAGATTATCATATCAAAAACAGTCTTGGTACCTATAAGGGCTGTAAAGAGATTTATTGCCACTCCCAGGCTTAAAGTAACAGCAAAGCCTTTTATTGGACCTGTACCGAATTGAAAGAGCACAGCTGCAGTTATAAGGGTCGTGACATGGGAGTCAAATATGGTCCAGAAGGCCTTTTTATACCCTGAATCAATTGCCGCACGGGGGGTCTTACCATGCCTGAGCTCCTCGCGGATTCTTTCAAACATGAGGACATTTGAGTCAACCGCCATTCCTATAGCAAGTATAATTCCAGCGATACCGGGCATCGTAAGTGTTGCATTCAGCATTGCCATAGCACCTATGAGAAGAACAAGATTTAGTATAAGGGCAATGTCCGCAATGAGACCTGATAGCCTGTAATAAAAGACCATGAAGATAACAACCATTATAAAAGCTCCGATTGCAGCTGTCTTTCCAGCCTCTATGGAGTCCCTACCAAGTGAAGGTCCAACAGTAACATTCTCAAGAAGTTTTAGAGGTGCGGGAAGGGCACCTGCCCTGAGAACTATTGCCAGATCCTTTGCTTCTTCCATTGTAAAGTTTCCTGTTATCTGTGCATTTCCTCCTGAAATCCTTTCCTGTATTACAGGTGCTGAATAAACATTTCCGTCAAGGACTATGGCGAGCCTCTTCTTTACATTCTTTGCAGTCACATCCTCAAATATCCTTGCACCCAGGGAATTGAATGTAAGTGATACATAAGGCTCATTGAACCTGGAATCAATCTGAACCCTTGCATCTGTAAGGAGTGAACCTGTAAGAAGAACCTCCTTTTTCAATATATAGGGTTTTTTATATACCTCGCCAGTCTGCCTATCAACTATCCTCTGGAATAATATCTCATCACCCTCAGGAATTCTGGGAAGAAATTGTTTTAAAAAATCCTCTTCTTCGGATGGTTTTATTACCGCTGGCAATTCATTCCAGAGCTGAGTTTCCTCATCAAGTAGTTTGAATTCAAGCTGGGCTGTCTTTCCTATGAGCTCTATTGCCCTCTGGGGATCCTTTATTCCAGGAAGCTGAACAACCACCTCATCCTTACCCTGCTTCTGTATTGTTGGTTCTGCTACACCAAACTGGTCTATCCTGTTACGGATTGTCTCAAGGGCCTGCTCCCTGGCATTCTCGAGAATCCTTACCATCTCTCCTTCTGAATACCTTGCAGTAAAACCAGTAGGTGTCCTTGTTATCTCCATTTCAGGATAATTCTCCTTTATGAGTGCCCCGACATCGGTCTGAGAAATTATCTCCACATAATTACCTCTGGGAAAAACCTCAGCCTTTATATTCTTTTTCTCAAAAATTCCCTTCAGTGACTGGCTGAGCCTGTCAGTCATAACCTCTGTAAACCTTTTACTGTCAACCTCAAAGACGAGATGGGTTCCACCCTGTAGGTCAAGACCGAGGACAATGCCTCTCTGAGGCATGTTATCCTTCCACCACTGAGGCATGTACTTCCATAAAGGTGTATTTGGTAAAAAGAAGATAACAGAAAGTACAACTGTGAAGCCTATTAAGCCCAATCTCCACCTAACTGCCTTCTTCATCTCGCCTCCTCAGGCCATCCTTGTATTGTTGATATAAAGATAAAAATTACAGTTGAGTATCTTTGCAGCCTTTCTGGATGCATTCATCCTTGAGAGAAAGATCTCAAAATAATCTATAACCTGAGAAATCCTTGTATCAATCGTTACCATGAGCTGAATTATTCCGGCTACTTCTGTGCCATTACCCTTTTTTATAATAAGTTCTGAATTTGTTGCAGCAAAATTAACCCTGTCATGGATGTCCTCTGATACACTGGAGGGATTCCTTACCCTGCTTCTGTGAACATCCGATTTGTCTGCTATAAGAAGTGCAGCTCCAACAGGATCCGGCACAATGACACCTTCATCCTCCTCATGACCTATAATAGCCATCATTACCCTCGTTATCTCAGCAAGACCAAGATTTAGTTCCTCAAGGACATCCTTTGCAAGAAGAGCACTGATTCTGTTATGGTGATGCCTTCCGAGCATGTTACCAATATCATGCAGATATCCAGCTATCTGGGCAAGAAGTGCCTCCTCTTCAGGATAACCAAGCTCCCTGAGAATCCTGTAGGCTGTGCTGGATACTATCTCAGCATGCCTGAAGCCATGTTCGGTGTAGCCAATTGCCTCAAGATATTTGTCTGCATTGGTTATATACTGCCTTGCCCTCTCACTCTGTTTAAGTTTCTCAATAAATTCAGAAGTAAGGATCCTCAATTCCAGACCTAATCCTTTTAATCCTCTTCTGTATCGGGTCTCTTGGCAGCAATATATGCCTTGCCAAATTTAACCTTCACATTCTCAGCAATCTTCAATGTCACTGTATTTGTTCCAACTGCCTCGACAACTCCATAAATACCACCAGCAGTTATAACCTTGTCGCCCCTTTTCAGGGACTCAAGCATCTTCTGGTGCTCCTTTGCCCTCTTCTGCTGTGGTCTGATCAGGAGAAAATAAAAGATCACAAAGATCAGTATAAAGGGAATCAGTGTGCTCAGAAGAGCTCCAAGGCCTCCTGGTTGCTGTCCCTGTGGCTGGGGCCCCATTGCCCATGCTAAATCAAACATATAACCTCCTTTTTATTTAGGTAATTTATCAATTCTAAAACTCGATCCCTGCCTCTAGAAAAGGTCCCTTGAGTTTAAACTCCGCTTCAATATCTGAGTAATCAATCTTTACATCCTCATATCTGTAACCACCGGCTATAAAAAGCGGACCAAAGGGGTTCAATTTCAGTCTTCCGATAATATCATAATAATGATTGGAGCTGTAGGCAATTCCTCTGAATTCACCTTCTATCTTTAAAAGATCAACGGGTTCTACCTGTATTCCTGCATAGACCATTGGAACAGGTATAGTAGCACTTTTGGATGCAGAAATACTGGTTGTAGGCTGTTTAACCTCTGCATAGAAATCAATTATCCTTGCATTGAGTCCAAGCTCTATATTTAAAATACCCAGTGTGGCAGTCTTGAGCCCTGGTATTCCGTAATAAAGGGCAATGTCATAATGGTCAAGCTGAACCTCTGAATCAAAGGGTACATTGGCATTAAAGGTCTTATCACCGAATTTAAAGCTCACATCTTTCTGACCCCTTCCGTCAAATCTGCTCGGAGTCGCCATTAGATAGATATTCGGTATCACGAGGGGCATATCAATCTTGAGTCTCCCGAAAACCTTTGTCTCCTTATCATAATTAAGGTCCTGTTCAATATCAAGCCTGTCTGCACTCGTTACTGGTTTATAGCTCACATAACCTTCCGGGTCCTGATTCCATGCACCGATGGATGCCTCAAAGCCTATTGCTCCTGCAATTGCAGGGATTAATAAACTCACAATAATAACTGAATAGATTATCCTGCTCATAAATTCCCCCTTTTCGGGACATCTAAAGGCCAATGGCCATTTTGTCTGAATATTATGCAATTAAATAAAAGAATTTTTCAACCTTTAGTTTTATTTTAATTCATGATTTTTTATATTCAAAAATCAGAAGAGGAGAAAAAATTTTTTCCATTTTCAGATTCAAAATTAAACACTTTAAAGCTAAATTCTTATTTATCAGCTTAAAAAATCAAAGCAATATTTTCATATTCCTTTCTTGACAGAGATACTTTTCTTTGATATCATGATTAACAAAAATTCTTTGGAGGGCCTTATGGAAAAGTTCATATGCCCAAAATGTGGCAGGATCTCCTATACTGCTAATAGAGAGTTATTAAATATCTGTCCTTATTGCAGCCTTGATAAATATCTTATACTGAACCCCAGGATTCTCGGAGGATATGACCTTTCTGATATTAAAATAGTTGTGGATAGAAGAAAAAGCTCCGAGCCCGTACCTTTTGATAGAAGAAAGAATGAACAGGCCATACCTGTTGCCTGGCTTATAGTAAAGAAGAAGGACCCTCAGGATACAGTTCAGGACTCAGACTTTATCTCAATATAATATTTTTCCCTGAGTCCCTTTAACCATCTTCTGTATAATTTATCAAATTTCTCAGACTCAAGTATCTGGCGGACATATCTCTGCGCCTCTTCCTGGGTCATTCCACCTATACGTTCCTCTACCTTCAGTATGTAAAGACCTTTTTCTGTCCAGAAGGGCCTGCTTATATCTCCTGTTTTCAGACCTTTAATCGCCTCTCTGAACTGGGGTGAAAGATCTGAGATTTTAATATAACCGAGATCTCCTCCGGGGATTCTTAAATCCTCGGAATAAAGAAGCACCAGCCTTTCAAAGGGTTCAGATCTAAGCTTTTCAACAAGAGTGTCGAGCTTTTTCTGAAAGGATTCTATCTCTGAATCCTTTGGCCTTTTAAGAAATATCTGCCTGAGTCTGATGTGTTCTGGACCTGTTAATTCAGGATGTTTTTCAAGATAGGTCTTTATCTCACCTTCTGTCACTACTATCCTGCTTCTTATTTCCTGGGATACAATCTTACTTATTATGAGCTGTTCTGAAAGGGCTTTTCTGTAAGTCTGGGTGGTATACCCCTCCTTTTTCAGCGTCTCAAGAAAGGTGGCATCATCCATTGAGTACTTTTTCTTTATCCTCTCAATTGCCTCATCAACCTCCTCCTTTGAGGCATCTATTCCCAGGTACTTCGCCTCCTTAAGGATAATCCGTGAATTAATATATCCCTCAAGAAGAAATTCTCTGTTTGATTCAAAAAATTTTCTCTTCTCGGAAGGAGGCAGATTTCTGACCTCTTCAGACACAAGGAAATCCATCTCTCTGTAAAGTTCACTCCAGGTTATGGGTTCATTGTTGATAACAGCCACAACCTCATCAATAATAACACCACCTGAGGTTAACAGTGGGAAAAGAAGAATAAAGGGAGCAATAAGAAATAGAAAACCCCTCATCATGATAATCATCACCTTATTAATTCATTAAATGCTAATGTTAAAAACTTATATTGTATTTTATCTTTGCCTTCTTCCTGTTTACATCAACAAGATGGGCCATCAATTCCTGTCTTCTCTGCTGGAGTATCATTGCCTTTATCTGGGGCTTTGCCTCATTAAAGGAAAGAACCCTTGATGCCTCCCTTTCCTTTATCCTGAAGATATAATAGGAATTGTCCTTGCCCTTGTAAGGACCGTATGCCTGATTGAGTTTCGCTGTCTTCATTGCTTCGCCTATCTCTTTGGATATTGTGTCAGGGTTCAGCCAGCCATAATCAGTAACGGATGCCTTATTCTCCTTTAAAAGTCTATCAGCAAGTTTATCAAAATCTTCTCCCTTCTTTATTGCCTCCATCGCTTTCTTTGCGTCATCCTCTGTATTTAACTGGACAATCTTAACAAAAACCGTCTCGGGTTTGAGAAAGGGAACCTGGCTCTTTTTGTAAAAATCCATCATATCCTTTTCTGTCACGGAATCATCCTTTACAAGTTCTTCCATGAGTTTAGCTATTAGCAGTCTGTTTCTTACTCTGGTCTTAAAGGTATCGTAGGAAAGACCTGCCTTTTTAACCTCTTTTCTGAATTCCTCTTCTGTTTTATTGCCTCTCATTGAATCAATTATCTTTTTTACCTCATCCTCTTTTACCTCTATCTTTCTTGACCTTACCTCTTTTAAAAGCAGAACCTCTGCAATAAGCTCATCAGCAACAGTTCTTCTCAGTGCCTTTTCATCAAACTTGATACCCATTGCCTTATGGGCCTCAAGTCTCTCCTTAACAACAGCATTATAAACCTCCTTTGGTATACCCTCTCCATCGACAGTAATGGCATTCCTGCTACAACCGTAAAGGAAGAGCAGGAGCAGGGTGAGCAAAAAACCCAGTTTTTTCATAAAAGCACCTCCGGTTATATTTGGTTAAAGCAATTTATTATAGCAGAACAGGAGGTAAAGACTTGACAGTGAACGACTGTTCACCATAAAATAAAAGCATGGAAAGGGTTTTTAAAGAAAGACTTGATAAACTTCTTAATTTCTACTGGAAAAATCAACGGATGCCCTCTTATTCTGAGATTGCTTTACTTGCTGGCTTCAGGTCAAAGAATGGTGCTTATAAATTTATCCAGAAACTGGAGAATCTTGGTTTTATCAAAAAGGATTCAAAGGGCAGGCTCATACCCGGCGCACTGGCAAAACCTCTCAGGTTTTTAGGTACAGTGGAAGCTGGTTTTCCAAGTCCTGCTGAAGAAGAGTTGATAGACACCCTCTCTC
It encodes:
- a CDS encoding protein translocase subunit SecF, translating into MIELIKNVNIDFMGKRYLAFILSGALIILGIIGLVEISRGKANLGIDFAGGVAVEIKFKEKFFLSEIREALHKAGLRDVELQDIPEQKKLIVKIKRKEEEIQKLTGAIIQALRTYMPERDFTIESTTEIGPKVGKRLRDDALWAIAMATVGLLLYITLRFKFRFS
- the secD gene encoding protein translocase subunit SecD encodes the protein MKKAVRWRLGLIGFTVVLSVIFFLPNTPLWKYMPQWWKDNMPQRGIVLGLDLQGGTHLVFEVDSKRFTEVMTDRLSQSLKGIFEKKNIKAEVFPRGNYVEIISQTDVGALIKENYPEMEITRTPTGFTARYSEGEMVRILENAREQALETIRNRIDQFGVAEPTIQKQGKDEVVVQLPGIKDPQRAIELIGKTAQLEFKLLDEETQLWNELPAVIKPSEEEDFLKQFLPRIPEGDEILFQRIVDRQTGEVYKKPYILKKEVLLTGSLLTDARVQIDSRFNEPYVSLTFNSLGARIFEDVTAKNVKKRLAIVLDGNVYSAPVIQERISGGNAQITGNFTMEEAKDLAIVLRAGALPAPLKLLENVTVGPSLGRDSIEAGKTAAIGAFIMVVIFMVFYYRLSGLIADIALILNLVLLIGAMAMLNATLTMPGIAGIILAIGMAVDSNVLMFERIREELRHGKTPRAAIDSGYKKAFWTIFDSHVTTLITAAVLFQFGTGPIKGFAVTLSLGVAINLFTALIGTKTVFDMIISRKTELRRLSI
- a CDS encoding HD domain-containing protein, with product MRILTSEFIEKLKQSERARQYITNADKYLEAIGYTEHGFRHAEIVSSTAYRILRELGYPEEEALLAQIAGYLHDIGNMLGRHHHNRISALLAKDVLEELNLGLAEITRVMMAIIGHEEDEGVIVPDPVGAALLIADKSDVHRSRVRNPSSVSEDIHDRVNFAATNSELIIKKGNGTEVAGIIQLMVTIDTRISQVIDYFEIFLSRMNASRKAAKILNCNFYLYINNTRMA
- the yajC gene encoding preprotein translocase subunit YajC codes for the protein MFDLAWAMGPQPQGQQPGGLGALLSTLIPFILIFVIFYFLLIRPQQKRAKEHQKMLESLKRGDKVITAGGIYGVVEAVGTNTVTLKIAENVKVKFGKAYIAAKRPDTEED
- a CDS encoding TIGR04219 family outer membrane beta-barrel protein, yielding MSRIIYSVIIVSLLIPAIAGAIGFEASIGAWNQDPEGYVSYKPVTSADRLDIEQDLNYDKETKVFGRLKIDMPLVIPNIYLMATPSRFDGRGQKDVSFKFGDKTFNANVPFDSEVQLDHYDIALYYGIPGLKTATLGILNIELGLNARIIDFYAEVKQPTTSISASKSATIPVPMVYAGIQVEPVDLLKIEGEFRGIAYSSNHYYDIIGRLKLNPFGPLFIAGGYRYEDVKIDYSDIEAEFKLKGPFLEAGIEF
- a CDS encoding SurA N-terminal domain-containing protein gives rise to the protein MMRGFLFLIAPFILLFPLLTSGGVIIDEVVAVINNEPITWSELYREMDFLVSEEVRNLPPSEKRKFFESNREFLLEGYINSRIILKEAKYLGIDASKEEVDEAIERIKKKYSMDDATFLETLKKEGYTTQTYRKALSEQLIISKIVSQEIRSRIVVTEGEIKTYLEKHPELTGPEHIRLRQIFLKRPKDSEIESFQKKLDTLVEKLRSEPFERLVLLYSEDLRIPGGDLGYIKISDLSPQFREAIKGLKTGDISRPFWTEKGLYILKVEERIGGMTQEEAQRYVRQILESEKFDKLYRRWLKGLREKYYIEIKSES
- a CDS encoding peptidyl-prolyl cis-trans isomerase; its protein translation is MKKLGFLLTLLLLFLYGCSRNAITVDGEGIPKEVYNAVVKERLEAHKAMGIKFDEKALRRTVADELIAEVLLLKEVRSRKIEVKEDEVKKIIDSMRGNKTEEEFRKEVKKAGLSYDTFKTRVRNRLLIAKLMEELVKDDSVTEKDMMDFYKKSQVPFLKPETVFVKIVQLNTEDDAKKAMEAIKKGEDFDKLADRLLKENKASVTDYGWLNPDTISKEIGEAMKTAKLNQAYGPYKGKDNSYYIFRIKEREASRVLSFNEAKPQIKAMILQQRRQELMAHLVDVNRKKAKIKYNISF